The following is a genomic window from Rhodoligotrophos defluvii.
TTGCGAGGTTTGCGTTCCCGGCACCCTCGGCGATAGCGATGGACTCTACATTATAGCTACCGGAGTTCTCGAAGGTGGCCGTGCTGCCGACCGCCAGCTGAATGAGGCCAACCGCGCTGGCCGAAGCCGTTGCAGCTGTCGCTCCCTGCGCCTCGGCCACCGCCCCGACATCATAGATGTTGGAGTTGGTGAACGAGACGGCGGCGCCTCCCGAAGCCGGGTTCGGCGCGATTGCCGCCTGGATCCCGCCGATCGCAGCGGCTCCCGCAAAGGCAGCGTCGGCTTCCGCGTAAGAGTCGGCATCCACGTAGATCTCGCCGGTATTCTCGAGCGAAGCCGAGGCCGTCTCTGCAACCGCGACCTGGGCGAACCCGATCGCCAGCGCGCTGGCAGTCGCAGTGTCGTCCGCCACCGCTTCCGCGCTGGCGAGATAGTTCACGACGCCGTTGTTGACAATCGACACGGCGGCCGTGCCGCTGCCGGTTGCCGCCAGCGCCACTTGCGCATGGCCGATCAGCACACCCAGCGCCGCAGCGCTCCCGGTTCCGCCATTCGCGACAGCCGAAGCGACCACGTCGATCGAACCGTCGTTGATCAACTCGGCATAGGCGTCATCTTCGGACAGAGCAAGCTGCAGCCCTCCGATGCCAACCGCCGTCGCGCCCGCGAAGGTCCCACCGGCGGCATTAGCCACGATATCGCCATCGATGCTCGCGGCCGTGCCGTTGTACATCAACGCATCGGCCTCGTCGGTACCGATCGCCACCTGGGCCATTCCAATACCGAAGCCCACAGCATTCGCAGAGTCTCCCGCGGATGCATTGGCATCGGCGCCGAACGTAAAGGTGCCGCTATTATCGATATCGGCAATGGCTAGCTCGCTACCAGCCGCGACCTGTGCGAAGCCAGCGACGATGGCGGCAGCCGTGGCCGAACCGCTCGCCCCGTTTGCCGTTGCGTTCGCAACAGCGTTCGCCGCAAAGGTTCCGTTATTCACGAAGGCCGCATCGGCAACACCAGTGATCCCGACCGCAACCTGCAAGCCGCCGATTCCAAGAGCGGCCGCAGCAGCGGTCCCGTTGGCACCGGTCGCATCCGCATCGGCAACCGCATCGACGTCGATCGAGCCGTCATTGACAACGTCGGCGAAGGAGTCGTCCGTCCCGATCCCGATTTGAGCGACACCCGCAGCGAGGGCGAAGGCGGTGGCGGAGCTAACCGCGTCAGCATCGGCAAAGCCCGTCACCACAAAGCTCGCGTCGGTCCCGTTGGCGAAATTGTTGATCGCCGTTTCACCCAGGCCGATCTGAGCAACACCGGCGCCTACGCCGATCGCATTGGCAGCACCAGTGCCATCGGCCACCGCAACGCCGCTTCCGTCAACCGAGAAGGAGCCATTGTTGACGAAGCTCGAGTCGGCCACGTCGTCCGGCGCGATTGCCGCCTGCAGACCGCCGATTCCAACACCAGCCGCGATGACCGTATCGCCGCCGGATGCGAAGGCGTCGGCATCCACCGACATCGACCCGTCGTTCGTCAGATCGATGAGCGCATCGTCATTTGTGGCAGCCGCGATCTGCGCGAAGCCCGCGCCAAGGGCAAGGGCGAACGCGTCGTCGTCAGCAACAGCCGAAGCGTCGACGTCCACGGTGTAGGCGCCCGCAGTGCCATTGATCATCGAAGCAATGGCGTTGTCGCCTACGGCCAGCTGGATGTTGCCGGCGCCGAAAGCGATAGCCGAGGCATCGCCGAAGTCGTTCGTCGCCATCGCGGTGGCCACGCCGACGACGTCATAGGTCCCGTTGTTCGAGAACAGTGCCTGGGCGTCCCCTGGCGTCATGCCGGCGCCGATGGCCACCTGCGCACCGCCGATGGCGCCGCCGGCGGCAAAGGCCTCGCCACCGACACCCGTGGCCGACGCAAAGCCGTCGCCGAGAACATCGAAGTCGCCGTCGTTGTTGAACTCGGCCGTGGCCAGATTCTCGGCCGCTGCGACCTGGAGGTAGCCGAGCCCGATGCCGGCGGCCGTGGCCGATTCAGCCGCAGTGGCGTTCGCCACGCCGCTCACGAAATAGCTGCCAGCCGTCCCGTTGTCGATCGAGGCGGTCGCCGTCTCGCCGGTGACGATCTGCGCCATCCCAGCACCCAGTGCCAGCGCGAAGGCATCCGAATCGGCGCCTACCGCTTCCGCATTGGCGAGAGCATTCACCGTGAAGCTGCCGTCATTGTCGAGAAGGCCGCTCGCCTCCTCGCCGCTGACGATTTGAAGCCCGCCAGCGGCAATGGCAGCCGCCGTCGCATCGGGGAAGGCACCGCCGGAGGCAAAGGCATTGGCCGTCACGCCCACGTCGAAGCTGCCGCCATTGAGAATGGAGGCATTGGCGATGTGGGTTGCGCTCACGAACTGAATTGCGCCGATGCCGAGCCCGATGGCATTGGCCTGCTGGGTGGCCTGGGCATCCGCCAGCACATCCACGCTGGCCGAACCGGAGTTATTCAGCAGAGCCGTAGCGTCATTGCCGCCCGCAAACTGCAGTGAGCCGAGCCCGATGCCCACCGCCGTGGCTGTCGGATCAGTTGGGACGCCTGCAGCCGTGGCGCCGGCTATGGCATCGACATCGACCGTAAAGGAGTTTGGCGACGTGTTGTTGATGATCGCCGAGCCGGTGTCCCCGCCGACGCCAGCCTGAACCCAGCCGACACCGGCCGCTACGGCCAGCACCTCGTCTGCGTCGCCCGCAGTCGCATTGGCATCGACATTGAGCGAGCCGTCATTGTCGAACTGAGCCGTTCCGCTATCGCCACCAACAGCGGCCTGGATTCCGCCCACTCCAAACGCAAGCGCTGTAGCCGAAGCCTCATTTGCCCCCACTCCGGACGCGATGGCGTTCGCGACAACATCGATCGTGCCATCGTTATCCACAAACGAGTCAGCATTCTCGCCGGCGACCGCAACATTGACCGCACCGATCGCACCGGCGATCGCATTCTCGTTCGCCGTGGCGTCAGCACTCACCAGGAGCTCGCCGCCAGCGGCGTTGAGGAAGTCGGCATTGGCATCCTCGGCACCGATCGCGATCGAGCCCTGACCGACGGCGAGAGCCAGCGCGTTCGCCACATTACCGGCCGCACCCGCTTCTTCGTGGGCCGCCGCGGAGACGTCAATCGTGCCGGCATTATCGACAACCGCATCTGCATTGCCGCCCGAAAGAGCGCCGGCAAACGCGCCACCCGCAATGGCGGTAACCGCAGCCGAGTCTGCGTCATCGACCGCGACCGCATCGACGAAGATGTCGCCGTTATTGTCCACGACCGCACTGTAGTCGCCGGTCGTCAGCCCGATCGCAGCGACACCTACAGCGGCAATCAGATTATTGTCGTTGGTGCCGATGGCATCGACGTTGACGATACCGTCATTCACAATGGTCTGCCCGTCATCCCCGGTCTCGAAGGAGATGATGCCAGCCGCGAAATGCGAACCCGAGCCGAAATTTGTCCCAGCGTTGATCGTCGCACCAGCACTGTTGACGATATCGCCTTCGACAACCCCGGTATTCAGAATTCCGATCTCGCTGGCCTCGATCAAGCCATTGTTGATGATCGAACCGCCAACGACCCCGTCATTCTCGATGCCGATGTCGTTGATGACGACCGTACCGATCTGACCGTTGTTGACCACATCGCCATCAACGCTGCCGGTGTTGGTGATCTCGATGAAGTCCAGGTTGTTGGCGTTGTTCGTGAAGGAAGGCACATTGGCGTTGATCGTTTGGCCCGCCGCGTTCGCCGCAGTGACGGCCCCGACCGCCATCCCGATCAGCGACGCACTCGCCAGAAGTCCCCGTACAAGCTTCGAATTCATCTGTTCTCCCCCCACGGCCTACTGAGCCTGGTGACCTAGGTATTCGATCGTGAAGCTAACCAAACGGCTAAGACCCATCAACCGAAATGGCGCAAGAACGTCTAAAATGCGGCAGATGCAGTCGAAGCGTTGCCCGATTACAACATCCTGATGACCTGCCGCGCGCTCAAACGCCAAGCAGCGCCACAATGCCAGGATTGGGCGCCACAATCGGCCGTCAGTACACCGCGTCGATTCTCTTCACTGACCGATTTCGAACCGGATTACTTTGATTCAAAATTTCCTAAACAGTTGTAAAACTATTTATACGTGCTCTGTTTTGTTTAACACTTATAAGTTGCAGATATCCAGGTGAAGGAGAAGCCGTGGGAAGACGGCGGAATCACCCTGCTCGCCCGGCCAGCGGACCGCGCAAACGAAAACGGGCGCCAGAGGCGCCCGAACTGCTGCACAATTTTGCCGCTATGAACGCGTTATGAGACGGGCTGCTCCGTCACGAGGCGCAGCTCGATGCCGCCGCCTTGGCCGCTGATGTCGGACCACAGTCCGATATAGCCGTCGGCCGCCGGCTCCTTCGGGAAGATCACATCGAAGGTGAAAGGTTCGAAGCTAGGGGTTGGCGTGAACACGATCCAGCCGCTCGAGAAGGCGGTACCGGAAGTGAAAGCCAGGGCGAAACGGCTGCTCGGCCGTTGCTCCGCTGCCCGCACCCAAACCGTGAAGCGAACCCGCTTACCCGCAAGCTCCTGCATCAGCGCGCGCGGCACGGTGACGAAGGCGCCCTCCGTCGTGTTCACGGGCCGCGCATTCGGGTTCGTGGAGCGAATCACCACCGTCGAGTTCTGCGAACCTGCAGCGCGCTGCTCGATCGTGTTTCCGGCAGCCGCCTTGATCTCGGCCGCCTTGCCGGAAAAGAGCACCTTCTCCGACGGCTCGAGCACGATCGAGCGCGGCGACCTGTCGCCGCCGGTCGGAATCGTGGTACCGCCCCCGAACAGGAAATACGCGCCCACCACCACGGCCAGCAGCGCGACCACCGTTCCACCCCCCAGCGCGATCAGCTTCGGGCTGACATTCGGCTTGCGCGAGCCGCCAGCCGGAACCCGAGGTGCCTGGGGGCGGTTCGCCTGAGGTGTCTGGAAGGGATCGCGCATCGGTTCGCCTCTGCGTGGCTCCATCACCGATTCGTCCCAGTCCCAGCGCGGTCCATCGCCACGCCCAATCTTGTTCATCGGTTCAACCCAAAAGAACGACGACGATGAATCGAGGTCGAAAGATCAAGTGAAGGCTCTTCTCGACCGTCGATCTAATTGAGCTGATCGGTCATATAGGCGTATGCGTTACTGAAACCTTTCAGGTCAATTTCCGTCTGGACCAGGCGCTTGTTCGCTAGAACGAAGTTCACGGCGACCTTAGGATTACCCTCCAAACGCTGGAGCAAGGCGTCGTCCAGCGGCATCGTGCCCTGGCAGATCCGGGGTCCGCACGCGCTGTAGCTCACCTGCACCGGCTCGGACTGGCCGAGCGACAGCCGGATGCCGTCCTGCAGGGAGACCCCGGTGGGCGTCGTAAGCACGTTGACCAGCTTCTTGTCCTGACCGGCAACCACCGTCCATGCGAAGACGACCTGCTTGGTCTTTGGCATGACGCGGGTTTGGCGCATTGAACAGCGCTTGCCATTGGCATTCTCGAGGCAGGTGACGAGCCAGCCGTCGAAGGCCTTTTCCACCTTTGTCGCAGTACCGTTCTGAGCAGGCTGCTGCTGTGCCATGGTAGGCGCGCAAAAGGCCGCTGCCACGGCCGCAGCGCCGACGGCGAAGCCCATGCCGCTCCTGCGGGCCTGTTGAGACAGCAACCGAAAACGGGCAATCGAAACCACGGAAAAACTCCCTCTCCTGTTCAAGACACCGCCCATGGGGCAAGACAGGCCCCGCCTCAAGCGGGAAGCCTGCGCACGCCGTCGGCGTCATAGCCCAGCGCTTCCAGCAGCTCACCCAAATGGCGCTCGTAGCGGCGCCAGCGTTCCACCGAACTCGAGTAAATCGGCTTACGCACCTGCGAGACGCTGGCCGTCTTCACCGGCCGATTCGACTCATGGAAGGCCAGGCACTGATCATCCCATTCGAGGCCGACAAAGTCCACAACGCGGCGCGCATGCGCCTCCACATCGGCCACCACGTCCTCGTATTTCACATCGAGCATGATGCCGGCCGGAAGCACGTTCCGCCAATGCTCCATGAGCTCCTCATACTTTCTGTAATAGCGGCCCAGCTCGGCCAGGTCATATGAGTGGGGCATGTCGTCCTTGAACAGCTTGGTGAAGGTCGACAGGCAGGTATCCACCGGGTCGCGCATCGTGTGAATGATCTTCGCGTTCGGGAACAGCGCGTGCACCAAGCCGGCGAAATAGTAGTTGGTCAAAAGCTTGTCGGTCACGCGCTCGGCTCCTGCGGAGAGCCGGCTCACGGTGCCGAGGTAGTGCTCCGCAACGGTCGCGAACTGGCTGGGCTTCATGCGCCGGGCCATCTCGGGATAGCGGGGTAGGTTCGGAAACTTCTGCCGCAGGAAACCGAGGCTCTGGGTCAGCGTCTTGATCTCGCCCGCCCCATGGACCTTCGGGTGGCTGGCCAGGATCTGCTCGGTCAAGGTGCTGCCCGAGCGCGGCATGCCGACGATGAACACCGGCACGGGGGACGGATTTCCCTCAAACGGCCGATTGGCGAAGAACTCCGCGCTGAACACGTCGCGGATCTGGTCGAAGAACTTCATCACCTCCGCTTCGTTGTAGTTCAGCTTCGCGCGGCGGAGCTTGGTCCCGAGCCGATAGTGATAGAAGGATTTCTCCACGTCGCCGATGTCGTCATAGGCCTTGCCCAGAGAGAAATGCAGCGCCATGAAGCGCTCGTCCTCCGGGTTCTTCACCTTGTCCATCAGGTTGGTCATGGCCACGAACATCGGGTGGTCCGGCGTGAACTTCTCCAGATCCACCAGATTGGAATAGGCGCCGATCGCGAGGGGCTGCAGCTTCAGCGCCTTGGCGAACGCCTCTTTCGCCTCCTCCATCCGGCCCACGGACTTGAGCGCGATGCCCAGGAGGTTCAGCGCCTCCACATTGTCCGGCTTGCTGGCCACCGACTGTTCCAGCACCTTGACCGCCTCGTCGTACCGGTCAGCGTCGTGGCAGACCTGCCCATAGACACAGAGCGCCTCTGAATTCTTGGGATCGAGCTTGAGCGCCCGCTTCACCGCCGCTTCGGCCAGCGCGACGTTGTTGCGGCGCGACTGGGCCCGCGCGGCGCTGATCAGCGCCGGAACGTGGTCCGGCTTTTTCTTCAGGATTTCGCCCAAGGCGCGCAGCGCTTCATCCGTCCGGTCGAGCGCGACGAGCAGGGTTGCCAGGTTGTTGTGGGCATCCAGGTAGTCAGGCCGCAAAGTGATGGCCCGACGATAGGAGAACTCCGCCTCCTCGAACTTCATCATGTCTCGGAGGACAGTGCCCATGTTGTTGTAGGCTTCGGGATAGTTCGCCTTCAGCTCGATCGCGCGTTCATATTGCTCGATCGCCTCGTCCGGCTTTCCCCGCACCCTGAGCACGTTGCCCAGATTGTTGAAGGCTTCCGCATAATCGGGTCTGGCTTCGATGGCCTTCCGGTAGGCCTCCTCGGCCTTGGCGAAATCCCGCTTGTCGAAGTGAACGATGCCGAGATTGTTCCAGGCCTGATGTGCCTTGGGATCGAGAGCGATCGCGCGTTCGAGCGAAATCTGGGCGGCATCCAGGTAGCCTCGCTGCCGCTCCATCTCCCCCAGATTGGAATAATAGTTGGAGGCATTGCTGTTGAGGCTGATCGCCTGCTTCAGCACCTTGATGCCCTCATCGGTCCGCCCCTGCCGATGCAGCACCACGCCGAGAATGTTGTAGGCGTCGGCGATCTTGGGCCGGGCGGCGATGATCTGTCGGGCCAGATCTTCAGCCTGAGCCAGCTTGCCTGACGAGTAAAGCGCGACTGCACTTTTCAAGGCCCCCTGAACCGAGACCCATTGCTTGCCCGGCTGAGGTGGGGGCAGCGGAGATTGCCTTCCAGGTACCCTGCCCTTCGCCTGAACGGCCTTGGCAGCCGCTGGTTCAGGATTACGTACGGTCACGTGTATCTCCCCGTCTGGGTCGCAAACTCAAGGGTGCCGTCATATAGCATTCACCCTTTGCTTACCAGATTTATGTTCTTCGGCAGAATTGTGTCCTGATCACGGAAAACGGTCCATCCCGAGCATGGGATTGTTCGTCGGCGAGGCGCGCAGCAAAAGCTCAGCACCTTGACGCCCCGGCATGCCCTCCCAACCACACGCAAGATCGTCTCTTCCGTAAAATTGATCGTTTCGAAGGCTTGGTGGAGTTCTCGGGAGCCGATCCAAACCCGCCCAAAGGCTAAGTTGACAGGGCTTCGCTCGCCGCAGCACCATGCGCGTGGACGCTCGCCGTAGGACTTGTTGCGGAATTGTGCTAGGACCGGCAAAGCATCAAAAAAACTTAACCTGGGGAGCGATGCATGCTTGATGTCATTGAACGGCCGGCCGAGGCACGGACCGATGTGATGCTGGCGATCCACGGTCTCGAAGCCTGGTACGACGAGTCCCACATCCTGCATGGCATGACGTTCGATGTCCGCGAGGGCGAGGTTGTAACGCTGCTCGGCCGCAACGGCGCGGGCAAAACCACCACGCTCAAGTCGATCATGGGTATCGTCAGGAAACGCCGCGGCTCGATCCAGTTCAGAGGCAAGGAGCTGATCAACCAGCCCTCGCGCATCATCGCGCGGCAGGGAATCGGCTTTTGCCCGGAGGAGCGCGGCATCTTCGCGAGCCTCAGCGTCGAAGAGAACCTCACGCTGCCGCCCGTCATCCAGGAAGGCGGCCTCGGCACGGAAGAGATCTTCCAGCTGTTCCCCAACCTCAAGGAACGGCTGAACAGCCAAGGCACCAAGCTATCGGGCGGCGAGCAGCAGATGCTGGCCATCGCCCGCATTCTCAGAACCGGGGCCAAGCTGCTGCTGCTCGACGAGCCGACAGAGGGCCTCGCGCCTGTCATCGTTCAGCAGATCGGCGTCACCATCAACAAGCTGAAACAGCGCGGCTTCACCATCGTCCTGGTCGAGCAGAACTTCCATTTCGCCGCCACCGTCGCCAACCGTCACTATGTGGTCGAGCAGGGTCGCGTGGTGGACATGATCCCGAATGCGGAAATCGAGCAGAACACGGAAAAGCTGCACCGCTACCTGGGCGTCTGAGATCCGCGCGATGCCCTAACCAAGTGATGGTCACGACCAAGTCAAAAAAGGGAGGAGTGAGAAATGAAACTGAGAACCATGCTGGGCGCCGTCGCGGCCCTGGCGGTATTCACCGGCACCAGCCTCGCGCAGGACACGACGGTGAAGATCGGTGTCCTGAACGATCAGTCGGGGATCTATTCCGACATTACCGGGCAGGGATCGGTTGTCGCCGCTCGCATGGCCATCGAGGATTTTCTGGCCAAGAACCCGGATTTCAAGGTCGAGCTCGTTTCGGCCGACCATCAGAACAAGCCGGACATCGCCTCCAACATCGCCCGTCAGTGGTACGACCAGGAAGGCGTGGATGCCATTTTCGACCTGCCCACCTCGTCCACGGCGCTCGCAGTCGCGGAAGTGACGCGCGAGAAGAACAAGGTGGTGATCGTGTCGGGCGGCGGCACCTCCGACCTGACCGGCAAGAACTGCTCGCCCAACACCATACACTGGACCTACGACACCTGGTCCCTTGCCCAGGGCACGGCGACCGCCATGATCCAGCAGGGCCTGAAGACCTGGTTCTTTATTACGGCGGACTACGCATTCGGCCATGCCCTGGAGCGCGATACCTCGGAACGCGTGAAGGAGGCAGGCGGAGAGGTGCTCGGCTCGACCCGCTATCCCTTCCCGGGGCAGGACTTCTCCTCTTACCTGCTGCAGGCGCAGTCGTCGGGCGCTCAGGTCATCGGCCTTGCCAATGCCGGTGGCGACTTCATCAACTCCGTCAAGCAGGCCTCCGAGTTCGGCATCGTCCAAGGCGGGCAAAACCTGGCCGGCCTGCTCGTGTTCATCAGCGATATCCATGCGCTCGGCCTTCAGGCAGCCCAGGGCCTCAACCTGACGGGAGCGTTTTATTGGGATATGAACGACAAGACCCGCGCTTTCTCTGACCGCTATCAGAAGGCGGGTGGCCCGGCGAAGCCGACCATGGTGCATGCCGGCGTCTACTCGTCCGTGCTGCACTATCTGGAGGCCATCAAGGCGGCCGGCAGCAAGGATGCCAAGGCAGTCATGGCCAAGCTGAAGGAAGGGCCGCTGCAGGACGAGCTGTTCGGCACCATCACCGTCCGCCCGGACGGCCGAGCCATCCACGACATGTACCTGTTCCAGGTGAAGAAGCCCGATGAATCGTCCGGCGCCTGGGACTACTACAAGCTCATCGCCACCATCCCCGCGGACAAGGCGTTCCGCCCGCTCGATGAGGGCGGCTGCAACCTCGGCCAGTAGCCGCGATGGCGAAAACGGCCTGAGGTGAGCGGCTGAACATGTCGCGACGGCGGCGGCACCGACGGTGCCGCCGCTAATCCTGTGGCCTGGCGGTTGCGGGACTGCTAGAGAGCACGTGTGTCCGCCCTCCTGTTTCGGTCCCCCGCATGTCCCAAGCCGCTTTGACACCGCACCGGCACGACCGCCTCGACACCCTCGCCTGCGGTCTGATGCTGCTGATCTGCGCGAGCTGGGGCCTCAACCAGGTGGCCGTTAAGATCGCGGTCGGCGGAATTTCCCCCATATGGCTCACGGCGATCCGCTCGATCGGCGGCAGCGTGCTGATGCTGGCCTGGATGGCCTGGCGCCGCATTCCCGTGCTGAAGGCGGATGGCAGCCTCGGCGTCGGCACCTTCATGGGCGTGATCTTCACGATCGAGTTCATCCTGTTCTATTGGGGCATGAATTACACGACCGTGTCGCGCGGGGTCCTGTTCTTCTATATGTCGCCCTTCGTGGTGGCGATCGGCGCCCATTTCTTCATCCCGAGGGAGCGGCTGACCAGGACCAAGTGCCTCGGCCTCATTCTCGCCTTCACCGGCCTTGCGCTCGCGGTCTATGAGGGCCTCACCCTGCCCAGCCTGCGCGAGCTGTTCGGCGACTTGATGATCCTCATCGCCGCCATCCTCTGGGGCGTGCAGTCCGTGCTGTTCAAGGCCGGCCGGCTGTCGCGCATCGCCCCGGAAAAGACGCTGCTCTACGAGCTCGGCATTTCCGCCCTGCTCACCCCGTTCGCCCTGCTGATCTTTCCCGAACCCGGAATCTTCGCACCCTCTCCGCTGGTCTGGCTGTCTGTGCTCTACCAGATCGTGGTGGTCGTCTTCGCCAGCTATATCGGCTGGCTGTGGCTCATGGTGCGTTATCCCGCCTCGCAGCTTGCCTCCTTCAGCTTCCTCGTCCCGGTGATTGGCTTTGCGGGCGGCGCACTCCTGCTGGACGAACCGGTCAGTCCGTTGCTCCTGGTCACCGTCGCACTGATCGGCCTGGGCATCTTCCTGGTCACCCGCACCAGTCCCGTAACCCAACGTTAACCAACTGGACTTGCAGCCGGCTTCGGGGGAAACTAGAGCCGGCTCCAAGCGCCTCGAGCTTGTGCATGCGGGGATCCTATGTTCGCGTCGCGTCTGTTTGTGCCTATCGCCGTTGCTGCCGCCCTCTGGCTGTCGCCGGCACAATCTCCAGGGGTGCTGGCCCAGGCCCAAGCGCCCGCACCGCAAGCCGCCCCCACAGCCGCGCCGCCACCGGCCACCACAGCCGCACCGCAAGCGGCCACGCCAACGCCCCTGTCAAAGGAGGATAAAGCCAAGATCCTCTCCTTTCTGCCGGGCAGCGTCGCGGATGAGGCGCAGCGCTACCTGAAGGCGCTGGAGGCGGATAGCCAGATCACCGACGAGGCGCGCGCCAATGCCGAGCAGCGAGGCT
Proteins encoded in this region:
- a CDS encoding DMT family transporter, whose product is MSQAALTPHRHDRLDTLACGLMLLICASWGLNQVAVKIAVGGISPIWLTAIRSIGGSVLMLAWMAWRRIPVLKADGSLGVGTFMGVIFTIEFILFYWGMNYTTVSRGVLFFYMSPFVVAIGAHFFIPRERLTRTKCLGLILAFTGLALAVYEGLTLPSLRELFGDLMILIAAILWGVQSVLFKAGRLSRIAPEKTLLYELGISALLTPFALLIFPEPGIFAPSPLVWLSVLYQIVVVVFASYIGWLWLMVRYPASQLASFSFLVPVIGFAGGALLLDEPVSPLLLVTVALIGLGIFLVTRTSPVTQR